In Trichocoleus desertorum ATA4-8-CV12, a single window of DNA contains:
- a CDS encoding YbjN domain-containing protein, whose product MTNYQPDPETVSTQNLSSNELVNDLLEKTIQSNHADVIETVISSLDQDQSAMVNHTENGHLWKFKYGSVEVFVQLTGNTDDDTFTTWAQILKLPVQNEAQLLRKLLAMNWSDTFEARFALVDEQVVVVATRTVAELSPGEISRAITVVASIADDNDDALQAEFAAA is encoded by the coding sequence ATGACTAACTATCAACCCGATCCGGAAACTGTCTCAACTCAGAATCTGTCCAGCAATGAACTTGTGAACGACCTGCTAGAGAAAACCATTCAGAGCAATCATGCTGATGTGATTGAAACGGTGATTTCTAGCTTGGACCAAGACCAAAGCGCGATGGTCAACCATACTGAGAATGGCCATCTGTGGAAATTTAAGTATGGTAGCGTTGAAGTCTTTGTTCAACTCACGGGCAACACGGACGACGATACATTTACCACTTGGGCTCAGATCTTGAAGCTGCCTGTGCAAAATGAAGCCCAACTTCTACGCAAATTATTGGCTATGAACTGGAGTGACACCTTCGAAGCTCGTTTCGCTTTGGTGGATGAGCAGGTTGTGGTTGTCGCCACTCGCACAGTTGCTGAGCTTTCACCTGGCGAAATTTCTCGTGCCATTACCGTAGTTGCCTCTATTGCAGATGACAACGACGACGCCCTCCAAGCAGAGTTTGCTGCCGCCTGA
- a CDS encoding lipoate--protein ligase family protein encodes MTTTTPSKQSLLPPELAPVWRFIPPFQAPGQVQMALDAWLFQQHCLGLHPPTLRFYTWAPAAISLGYHQRQWPSFWQEITWQGTPLELVPRPTGGRAVLHQGDLTYAVIASGFPGNRTQAYRTICEFLIQGWRSLGIELHYGTAGRGYIHNPNCFGTATGADLVLPQGGKLIGSAQLRRGQAILQHGSMRLEPDVALFSQVFGSDSIHLPELPLALQGKSLVQAVIDALVTALQDCFGVQLVTQPLSAAEWEAVLAQSTLRQKSSSCNATSAN; translated from the coding sequence ATGACAACGACGACGCCCTCCAAGCAGAGTTTGCTGCCGCCTGAGCTAGCCCCGGTTTGGCGCTTCATTCCTCCCTTCCAAGCACCCGGACAAGTACAAATGGCCTTGGATGCTTGGCTGTTTCAGCAGCATTGTCTGGGGTTACATCCCCCCACTCTACGGTTTTATACCTGGGCTCCCGCAGCCATTTCTCTGGGCTACCATCAGCGGCAGTGGCCCTCATTTTGGCAGGAAATTACTTGGCAAGGCACACCGTTAGAGTTGGTGCCACGACCCACGGGGGGACGCGCAGTGCTGCACCAAGGCGACTTAACTTATGCCGTGATTGCTTCTGGTTTTCCAGGTAACCGCACGCAAGCTTACCGCACCATTTGTGAGTTTTTGATTCAGGGTTGGCGATCGCTCGGCATTGAGTTGCACTACGGTACAGCGGGTCGGGGCTACATTCACAATCCCAACTGTTTTGGTACGGCCACTGGCGCAGATTTAGTCCTGCCACAGGGAGGAAAACTGATTGGTAGTGCTCAGTTGCGTCGTGGGCAAGCGATTTTGCAACATGGTTCTATGCGTTTAGAACCCGATGTGGCTCTGTTTAGCCAAGTGTTTGGATCAGACTCTATCCATTTACCAGAGTTGCCCCTAGCTTTACAAGGGAAATCCCTGGTTCAAGCCGTAATCGACGCTTTGGTGACAGCCTTACAAGACTGCTTTGGTGTGCAATTGGTGACGCAGCCGCTCTCAGCCGCAGAATGGGAGGCAGTGCTAGCTCAATCTACCTTGAGGCAAAAATCCTCTAGCTGCAATGCTACCAGTGCTAATTAG
- the psaK gene encoding photosystem I reaction center subunit PsaK codes for MLYSTLLALQVASARAVDWNPTIGLIMTACCLFAVAIGRFAIRKKGVGPKLPVEAPALFSNFGVPELLATMSFGHILGAGVILGLTNAGVL; via the coding sequence TTGCTTTATTCGACCTTGCTAGCGCTACAAGTTGCCTCTGCTAGAGCCGTTGATTGGAATCCTACCATCGGGCTAATTATGACAGCTTGCTGCCTGTTTGCAGTTGCGATCGGTCGCTTTGCCATCAGAAAGAAGGGTGTAGGTCCCAAACTCCCCGTCGAAGCCCCTGCGCTCTTTAGCAATTTTGGCGTTCCTGAATTACTCGCTACAATGAGTTTTGGTCACATCCTGGGGGCAGGTGTCATCCTAGGACTTACCAATGCAGGTGTCCTCTAG
- a CDS encoding site-2 protease family protein: MQAGWRIGSVFGIPLFIDPNWLYVLAFFSILNSEGYLKQQLWSPVFAWVAGLALALLLFASVLLHELGHSLVAQSQGIKVNSITLFLFGGVASIDQESKTPGKAFQVAIAGPMVSLSLYLLLRAIAYALPEQTVLAVVITDLSLINLVLALFNLIPGLPLDGGQIFKAAVWKATGNRFQGVRWAVRSGQILGWFAITLGLVFVLLNPGYFVSGLWVAFLGWFILRNASAYDRMTDLQEALMQIKAADAMTRDFRVVDANLSLRQFADDYLLEVARPPAYFAASEGRYRGMVAADDLRQVERSQWETQALQAVLHPLAAIPAVQEPTPLIQVINQMETQQLNRITVLSPAGAVAGVIDRGDIVRAVGDKLNIQVSEAAIKRIKEEGSYPPGLPLPAIARTTAESLVSEAN, encoded by the coding sequence ATGCAGGCAGGCTGGCGAATCGGATCTGTATTTGGTATTCCCCTTTTTATCGACCCTAACTGGTTGTATGTTCTCGCTTTCTTTTCCATTCTCAACAGCGAGGGCTACCTTAAACAACAGCTTTGGAGTCCAGTTTTTGCGTGGGTCGCAGGTTTGGCCCTGGCTCTATTATTGTTTGCCTCGGTGCTGCTGCACGAATTGGGGCACAGCTTAGTCGCGCAGTCTCAAGGCATCAAGGTCAATTCTATTACGCTGTTTTTGTTTGGTGGGGTTGCCTCGATTGACCAAGAATCGAAAACCCCAGGTAAGGCTTTTCAGGTGGCGATCGCTGGGCCTATGGTCAGCCTTAGCTTATACCTGTTGTTAAGAGCGATCGCCTATGCGTTACCTGAGCAGACTGTACTCGCAGTAGTCATCACAGACCTGTCCTTAATTAACTTGGTTTTAGCACTATTTAATTTAATTCCTGGCTTGCCTTTAGATGGCGGGCAGATCTTTAAGGCGGCAGTGTGGAAGGCTACGGGCAACCGCTTTCAAGGGGTGCGTTGGGCGGTGCGATCGGGCCAAATCTTAGGTTGGTTCGCGATTACTTTAGGGCTTGTGTTTGTCCTGCTCAACCCTGGTTATTTTGTCAGTGGGCTGTGGGTGGCGTTTTTGGGTTGGTTTATCTTACGCAACGCCAGCGCCTACGATCGCATGACCGACTTACAGGAAGCCCTGATGCAGATCAAAGCGGCAGATGCGATGACGCGAGACTTCCGGGTAGTGGATGCCAATCTCAGCTTGCGTCAGTTTGCCGATGACTATCTGCTAGAAGTGGCTCGGCCCCCTGCCTATTTTGCTGCGTCTGAGGGTCGTTACCGAGGGATGGTAGCGGCTGATGACTTACGTCAAGTCGAGCGTAGCCAATGGGAAACTCAAGCCCTACAAGCAGTGCTGCATCCATTGGCTGCAATTCCAGCGGTGCAGGAACCTACTCCATTGATTCAAGTAATTAATCAAATGGAAACTCAACAGCTCAACCGCATCACAGTCTTGTCTCCAGCGGGAGCCGTGGCAGGTGTAATCGATCGCGGTGATATTGTCCGGGCCGTGGGCGATAAGCTAAATATTCAAGTGTCTGAAGCGGCAATTAAACGGATTAAGGAAGAAGGCAGCTATCCTCCTGGTCTACCATTGCCCGCGATCGCCAGAACCACCGCAGAATCCTTAGTGTCAGAAGCTAATTAG